In Sulfuriferula plumbiphila, the genomic window TCAGCGCTGCCGAACAATCCGACGGGGCCACTCAGCCGTTCCATCGCGCAGGCTGCCGGGTGAATGCGGCGAAACTGGCCTGTCCAGCTGGCGCAGCGGATCATTTTTCCGATCCGGAACAATATCTTGATTGCAGATATGCGTGGAATTCCTCGCTAACCTCCTCGTGCCTCAATGCATATTCCACCGTGGCCTTCAGATAACCCAGCTTGCTACCGCAATCATAGCGCACCCCTTTAAATTCATAGGCTTGCACCTGCTGTTCGTGCAACAGGCCCGCAATCGCGTCGGTAAGCTGGATTTCCCCCCCCGCGCCCGGTTTTATGCTCTCGATGTGATGGAAGATGCGCGGGGTAAGGATGTAACGCCCTACCACACCCAGCGTGGAGGGCGCATTTTCCGGGCGCGGCTTCTCTACAATCGAGCTTACCTTGTGCAAGCCGTCGGTGAGCGGCGTCGCCGCTACGATACCGTACTGACTGGTCTCTTCACGGGTGATGTTCTGCACACCCAGCAGCGAGCACTGATAATAGTTGTATAAATCCACCATCTGCTTCATCACCGGCGGCTCGCCATCGATCAGGTCATCGGCGAGGATAACGGCAAAAGGTTCGTTCTGCACCACGGGCTTCGCGCACAGCACTGCGTGTCCCAGCCCTAGCGCCTCCGACTGGCGAATGTAAATGCAGTTCACGTGAGACGGCAGAATGCCGCGTACCAGCTCCAGCAGCTTGGTCTTGCCATGCGCTTCCAGTTCGGCTTCCAGCTCGTAGGCTTTGTCGAAGTGGTCAGGTATGGCGCGCTTGCTGCGCCCGGTAATAAAGATCAGGTCGGTGATACCAGCCGCGACAGCCTCTTCCACTGCGTATTGGATTAACGGCTTGTCCACAATGGGCAACATTTCCTTGGGACTGGCCTTGGTGGCAGGCAAAAAACGTGTACCCATGCCAGCTACCGGAAAAACAGCCTTGGTAATCGTGTTAGTCATGCTGGCTCCATGGTGGTTACTGCGTTCATTCTATACTGCCCAATAATTCCAGTAATGCGGCTTCATCGAGAATTTTGACGCCGAGTTCTTGCGCCTTCGTGTATTTGCTGCCGGGATCAACGCCTGCTACCACGTAATCGGTCTTTTTCGACACGCTGCCACTCACCTTGCCACCCTGCGCCTCAATCCTTTCCCTGGCATCATCGCGGCTCAGCTTGGGCAAGGTGCCGGTGAGCACGAAAGTCTTGCCGGCAATAGCGCTGGTTTGGGTGGGCACGGCCGGCGCACCCTCCGGCCAGCTCACGCCACTGGCGCGCAACATCTCGATCACGGTGCGGTTATGGGGTTCGGCGAAAAACTGCGCGATGGACTGCGCCACCACCGGTCCCACGTCGGGCACCTGCAGCAATGCGGCTTCGTCGGCGGCCATCAGCGCATCGAGATTGCCGAAGTAACGCGCCAAATCCTTGGCGGTCTGTTCACCCACATTGCGGATACCCAGGGCATAGATAAATCGTGCCAGCGTGGTGTGCTTGCTGGCCTCGATCGCGGCAAGCAGCTTGGCAGCGGATTTTTCCGCCATGCGTTCCAGACTGGCGAGTTTCACCATGCCTAGCCGATAGAGATCTGCCGGGCTGTTGACCAGACCCAGATCCACTAGC contains:
- the galU gene encoding UTP--glucose-1-phosphate uridylyltransferase GalU; amino-acid sequence: MTNTITKAVFPVAGMGTRFLPATKASPKEMLPIVDKPLIQYAVEEAVAAGITDLIFITGRSKRAIPDHFDKAYELEAELEAHGKTKLLELVRGILPSHVNCIYIRQSEALGLGHAVLCAKPVVQNEPFAVILADDLIDGEPPVMKQMVDLYNYYQCSLLGVQNITREETSQYGIVAATPLTDGLHKVSSIVEKPRPENAPSTLGVVGRYILTPRIFHHIESIKPGAGGEIQLTDAIAGLLHEQQVQAYEFKGVRYDCGSKLGYLKATVEYALRHEEVSEEFHAYLQSRYCSGSEK